A genomic window from Oceanobacillus timonensis includes:
- a CDS encoding GNAT family N-acetyltransferase, whose amino-acid sequence MNITFRQEQPKDYSQTEALIEQAFRNEVMTDHQEHFLVDRIRKSNAFIPELSIVAVNQQNNIIGHILFSIISIENKEQATPSLALAPISVHPDYQNKGIGSMLMKEGLEKAKAAGYRSIIVLGHADYYPRFGFKPASLWGIEAPFDVPEEAFMALELEPGVLERTSGIVHYSKAFSE is encoded by the coding sequence TTGAACATCACATTTCGTCAAGAACAACCAAAAGATTATTCACAAACAGAAGCTCTTATTGAACAAGCTTTCCGAAACGAAGTAATGACCGATCACCAGGAGCATTTTCTTGTAGATCGTATTCGCAAATCTAATGCTTTCATTCCTGAATTGTCTATCGTCGCAGTCAATCAGCAAAACAATATCATTGGCCATATTCTTTTTTCTATAATAAGCATTGAAAACAAAGAACAAGCAACACCATCGCTAGCTCTTGCTCCAATCTCTGTTCATCCAGATTATCAAAATAAGGGCATTGGGTCTATGTTGATGAAAGAAGGATTAGAAAAGGCAAAAGCAGCTGGCTACCGCTCTATCATTGTACTCGGGCACGCCGATTACTATCCTCGCTTCGGTTTTAAACCAGCTAGTTTATGGGGAATTGAAGCACCATTTGACGTTCCAGAGGAAGCATTTATGGCATTGGAATTAGAACCAGGTGTGTTAGAGCGTACAAGTGGTATCGTTCATTATTCAAAAGCATTTTCTGAATAA
- a CDS encoding IS110 family transposase, with product MTSPLFVGIDVSSKHNVVCCLTRDEVKRPLSRFTITNNRPGIQELKDRISKLVKKHGFEQVLFGLEHTGSYSTHTAIYLQQHLDFGVSDKLVYALNPSLIKEFKKANFLDAPKNDRVDAWYIAAKLRAGNLPHPYTWSEPQMALQRLTRARYHLMQDLTRESNFLLTNLYLKFSDYTIAGPFKQNTLGVTSMAVMEEFTSVEELVDISLDELITFLVHHGKNRFDDPEAVARSLKKAARSSYRLSDSMADSVNLAMASSIRVIRAIQQELKVLKKAIMDHLETIPQTLDTVPGIGPIFASGILAEVDIHQFQKQQQLAKFGGIAWNQSQSGDFTANRTRLIQSGNRYLKYYLFEAANSVRVHDPVFAQYYAKKREEPKEFANKRALALTARKLVRLIFYLLKNNQIYHPEGGMPQNHK from the coding sequence ATGACTTCTCCCTTGTTCGTCGGAATTGACGTAAGCAGTAAGCATAACGTCGTCTGTTGCTTAACCCGGGACGAAGTGAAACGGCCTCTGAGCCGATTTACCATTACCAACAATCGTCCCGGCATTCAAGAATTGAAAGACCGTATTTCCAAACTCGTCAAAAAACATGGGTTTGAACAGGTTTTATTCGGTCTGGAACACACCGGAAGCTATTCGACGCACACGGCTATCTATTTGCAGCAGCACCTGGACTTTGGCGTATCAGATAAATTGGTTTACGCATTGAATCCTAGCCTTATCAAAGAATTCAAAAAAGCGAATTTTCTCGATGCTCCCAAAAACGACCGGGTGGATGCCTGGTATATTGCCGCAAAACTTCGTGCAGGTAATTTACCGCATCCTTATACGTGGAGCGAGCCACAAATGGCTCTACAGCGACTGACACGTGCACGATATCATTTGATGCAGGATTTAACACGGGAGAGCAACTTTCTCCTGACAAACCTGTATTTAAAGTTCAGCGACTATACCATCGCTGGACCGTTTAAACAAAACACGCTCGGCGTAACGTCCATGGCCGTCATGGAAGAGTTTACTTCCGTTGAAGAACTCGTTGATATCTCATTGGACGAGCTCATTACCTTTTTGGTGCACCATGGAAAAAATCGATTCGATGATCCCGAAGCCGTTGCCCGTTCCTTAAAAAAGGCAGCACGGTCTTCTTATCGGCTATCTGACTCCATGGCAGATTCGGTCAACTTAGCGATGGCATCCAGTATCCGGGTTATTCGCGCTATTCAGCAGGAATTAAAGGTCTTGAAAAAAGCCATTATGGATCATTTAGAAACCATCCCACAAACGCTGGATACAGTCCCGGGAATTGGTCCGATTTTCGCTTCTGGTATCCTGGCCGAAGTAGACATTCATCAATTCCAAAAACAGCAGCAGCTGGCTAAATTCGGCGGAATTGCCTGGAACCAGTCGCAATCCGGTGATTTTACTGCCAATCGAACCCGGCTGATTCAATCGGGGAACCGCTATCTCAAGTACTACCTCTTTGAGGCCGCAAACAGTGTTCGGGTGCATGACCCTGTTTTTGCCCAGTACTATGCGAAAAAGCGGGAAGAACCAAAAGAATTTGCCAACAAACGTGCCCTTGCGCTTACAGCTCGAAAACTTGTGCGGTTGATCTTTTATCTGCTGAAGAACAACCAAATTTATCATCCAGAAGGAGGGATGCCACAAAATCATAAATAG
- a CDS encoding Rpn family recombination-promoting nuclease/putative transposase, whose amino-acid sequence MQIQTPHDKIFKETFSNVDVAKDFITHFLPPSVREMIDVTSIQPQKDSFTNHDLQEYFSDLLFRTKIQDKPAYVYFLFEHKSYHDSYTALQLLRYMVEIWETKRDNKEENKLPIIFPIVLYHGQTNWYAGTYFHQLLEGYKDLPEELQKYVPDYAFFLYDVSDYEDEDMQLNVFLRIILMVFRDIRKDDMQAVLDTIYRSIDYLQQLQDQHAATAYLETLFYYIFRVNRQLTKEQYYDIIDHIESNYQEGSELAMTLAEIFRNEGKEEGREEGKAEGKAEALANTTIRLITKFVAPLSEDIKKQIHEQEISTLETIIDHIDELETIEDVKQYLK is encoded by the coding sequence TTGCAGATTCAAACCCCGCACGACAAGATTTTTAAAGAAACCTTTTCTAATGTGGATGTTGCCAAAGATTTTATCACACATTTTTTACCGCCTTCCGTTCGGGAAATGATTGATGTAACATCCATTCAGCCCCAGAAAGACAGTTTTACCAATCATGATCTCCAAGAATATTTTTCGGACTTGCTGTTCCGGACAAAAATCCAAGATAAACCCGCTTATGTATATTTTCTATTCGAACACAAAAGCTATCATGATTCCTATACGGCATTGCAACTATTACGATATATGGTGGAGATATGGGAAACCAAACGAGATAATAAAGAAGAAAATAAACTGCCCATCATTTTTCCGATTGTTTTGTATCATGGCCAAACAAATTGGTATGCAGGCACCTACTTTCATCAACTTTTAGAGGGGTATAAGGATTTGCCGGAGGAACTGCAAAAATATGTTCCTGATTATGCATTTTTTCTTTACGATGTATCAGACTACGAAGATGAAGATATGCAACTGAATGTGTTTTTGCGCATTATCCTAATGGTGTTTCGGGATATTCGCAAAGATGATATGCAAGCTGTATTAGATACCATTTATAGATCCATCGATTATCTGCAGCAGTTACAGGATCAACATGCGGCAACAGCGTATCTTGAGACATTGTTTTATTATATTTTCCGTGTCAACCGTCAGCTCACAAAAGAACAATATTATGATATAATCGACCATATAGAAAGTAATTATCAAGAAGGGAGCGAACTGGCAATGACTTTAGCAGAGATTTTTCGGAATGAAGGAAAAGAAGAAGGACGAGAAGAAGGGAAAGCTGAGGGGAAAGCCGAAGCGCTAGCTAATACAACCATTCGATTAATCACCAAGTTTGTAGCTCCACTTTCAGAAGATATCAAGAAACAGATACATGAACAGGAAATAAGCACACTGGAGACAATCATCGATCATATCGATGAATTGGAAACCATAGAGGACGTTAAACAATACTTGAAATAA
- a CDS encoding BglG family transcription antiterminator yields MLSSRQKKILERLIEEEAFVSLADLNKAYQLSPRTIRQDLLEIETWLMDIGAGFSLERHRKYGARLILGEKQKQVLQEAMYKQKDYLSAVQRRQDMQKLLLLNPSIHVEELCDDYQISMNTLQNDYNQLKTEMEDYHLMLSRENKQISLVGEENNKRMLFLDFLKEQWTEEEILELYVTRKISASMNETDLEDMIADVDVHGIASWIEQVEELSGIAFIDASKYELFLNCAVQWKRIQSGQFIADFDKDDELKIFEDEKFTAVREQFRRLMGLEDASLQLSNELAYISMHLLGARRLSGEGDYWLKCQSLSREIVETFEQANHFRLSNRENIIIGLSTHLQSAMYRMKYHIHIDNPYFDNLEKEYRKYIEQVKTFIEKNPHWGLTTLHRHEIGFIVVHLCAGLEQEPFLPSKRIAIVCSSGLGTSRLLERTVRRLFPQVFITGQFSVKEAYGLTDKDADLIVTTVPFTQQLQVNHVKVNPLLSIADQQNLERIIGRGTYQANTELPIVETVMTIYQSIKKHTVVLNEGELFNDLYRYFSGNQGAMSSEVTSLTAPSCIHLREKVSDWREALSILNQSLVKQDVVEHTYETEVSQIINEQEHHFIVAPGVAFPHLSSTAIKKTGFAFMTLEEPISFGGTEEKVWWIILLAAKDKIQHVTAVEMMLEVVNSKELLDKLRHERNIDVVWKWMLEYEEGSK; encoded by the coding sequence ATGCTTTCATCCAGACAAAAGAAAATTTTAGAACGGTTAATTGAAGAAGAAGCGTTTGTTTCCTTAGCTGACTTGAATAAAGCCTATCAGCTTTCGCCGCGGACGATTCGGCAGGATTTACTTGAAATCGAGACGTGGCTGATGGACATTGGTGCAGGGTTTAGTCTGGAAAGACATCGCAAGTACGGGGCGCGGCTAATTTTAGGAGAGAAGCAGAAGCAGGTGCTTCAGGAGGCAATGTACAAGCAGAAGGATTATTTAAGTGCAGTACAGCGCCGGCAAGATATGCAAAAGCTTCTATTACTAAATCCATCTATCCATGTGGAAGAATTATGTGATGATTACCAGATTAGTATGAATACGCTCCAGAATGATTATAATCAGTTAAAGACGGAAATGGAAGATTATCATTTAATGCTGTCTAGAGAGAATAAACAAATTTCGCTGGTTGGGGAAGAGAATAATAAACGCATGTTATTTTTAGATTTTTTGAAAGAACAGTGGACAGAGGAAGAGATACTGGAGCTGTATGTAACGAGGAAAATCTCCGCTTCCATGAATGAAACGGATTTAGAAGATATGATCGCAGATGTGGATGTTCATGGGATTGCATCTTGGATTGAGCAGGTGGAGGAGCTAAGCGGGATTGCTTTTATCGATGCGAGTAAATACGAGCTGTTTCTGAATTGTGCTGTTCAATGGAAAAGAATCCAATCGGGGCAATTTATTGCAGATTTTGATAAAGATGATGAATTAAAAATTTTTGAGGATGAAAAGTTTACTGCAGTACGAGAACAGTTTAGGCGATTAATGGGTTTGGAAGATGCGTCTCTTCAGCTCTCCAATGAATTAGCTTACATATCGATGCATCTGTTGGGAGCAAGGCGTTTAAGCGGGGAAGGAGATTATTGGCTGAAGTGCCAGTCCCTGTCGCGAGAGATTGTAGAGACCTTCGAGCAGGCGAACCACTTTCGTTTAAGCAACCGGGAGAATATTATTATTGGCCTGTCGACGCATTTGCAATCAGCGATGTACCGCATGAAGTATCATATTCACATTGATAATCCTTATTTCGATAATCTGGAAAAAGAGTATCGTAAATATATTGAACAAGTAAAAACGTTTATTGAAAAAAATCCGCATTGGGGTTTAACGACACTTCATAGACATGAGATTGGTTTTATTGTAGTTCACTTATGTGCCGGATTGGAGCAGGAACCGTTTCTGCCGAGTAAACGAATTGCGATTGTCTGCAGCTCTGGCCTCGGAACATCAAGACTGCTTGAACGGACAGTAAGAAGACTGTTCCCGCAAGTATTTATAACAGGGCAATTTTCCGTAAAAGAGGCGTATGGGCTGACAGATAAAGATGCTGATTTGATTGTAACAACAGTTCCATTTACCCAGCAGCTGCAAGTGAATCATGTGAAAGTAAATCCGTTATTGTCGATAGCTGATCAGCAAAATCTGGAGCGGATTATTGGAAGAGGAACCTATCAGGCAAATACCGAATTGCCGATTGTTGAGACAGTAATGACCATCTATCAGTCTATTAAAAAGCACACGGTGGTGTTGAATGAGGGAGAATTGTTCAATGATTTATACCGGTATTTCAGCGGGAATCAAGGGGCAATGAGTTCGGAGGTTACTTCATTAACGGCGCCTTCCTGTATCCATTTAAGAGAAAAAGTCTCTGATTGGAGAGAAGCGTTATCTATATTAAATCAATCTTTAGTAAAACAAGATGTCGTGGAGCATACATATGAAACGGAAGTGTCACAAATTATCAATGAACAGGAGCATCATTTTATCGTGGCGCCAGGCGTTGCTTTTCCTCATTTGAGCAGTACAGCGATTAAGAAAACAGGTTTTGCTTTTATGACACTGGAGGAACCGATTTCTTTCGGTGGAACAGAGGAAAAAGTATGGTGGATTATTTTGCTTGCTGCCAAAGATAAAATCCAGCATGTCACTGCAGTGGAGATGATGCTGGAGGTTGTTAATTCGAAGGAGTTATTAGACAAGCTGCGCCATGAAAGAAATATCGATGTGGTATGGAAATGGATGTTGGAGTACGAGGAGGGTAGCAAATGA
- a CDS encoding glycoside hydrolase family 13 protein: protein MPHVYYNSWISAYKKPFGAVRPEDQVRFQIDVHEDQVINVQCRIRKDNGTHEEKVYQMEEDNNRFSCIYTPHEGKGLYFYYFSITWKEDNGEEMTAFWGASAVKGEGQLYEEQHEVIPYQLTCFEKKEKTPDWYREAVFYQIFPDRFYNGNSDGKVNAPKRNSFIYGDTRDTPLYVRGSKGEILRWDFYGGNLEGIRQKIPYLKALGINAIYLNPIFQAASNHRYDTADYMKVDPMLGDETLFQEMIDNLHAEGIHVMLDGVFSHVGRNSIYFNYDGTYGEDKGAYRNQDSPYYPWFTFSEYPDKYASWWGIDDLPEVDKSNQEFQDYIYRNDDSVVDKWSQLGVDGWRLDVADELPDAFIAGIRHKLNQYPEKVLIGEVWEDASNKISYDERRQYILGNHLHGVMNYPFRNTVLDLLQLEKSPKELAQRLTQLHENYPEDVFFNNLNNIGTHDTKRIYTFLGEDRERLKLALSFLLIAPGIPCLYYGDEAGLTGEQDPDNRKFFPWEDVDQDIFKHCQKWIAERKQNNTLQYGDFILFHTDDVLGMLRFTDEAYTIYVMNPHDEEKTCHFDDLHFLREVPLTDEVLKDIFNGVTVDGKSDFFVTGKR from the coding sequence ATGCCGCATGTTTATTATAATTCGTGGATAAGTGCGTATAAAAAACCGTTTGGAGCGGTTCGGCCTGAGGATCAGGTGCGATTTCAGATAGATGTCCATGAAGATCAAGTAATCAATGTACAATGTAGGATTCGAAAAGACAATGGAACACATGAGGAAAAAGTCTATCAAATGGAGGAAGATAATAACCGCTTCTCCTGTATTTATACGCCTCATGAAGGGAAAGGGCTTTATTTTTACTATTTTTCGATAACGTGGAAAGAAGATAATGGCGAGGAAATGACTGCTTTTTGGGGGGCAAGCGCTGTGAAAGGAGAAGGGCAGCTGTATGAGGAACAGCACGAGGTTATTCCCTACCAGCTGACTTGCTTTGAAAAGAAAGAAAAAACACCCGATTGGTATCGGGAGGCTGTCTTTTATCAGATTTTTCCCGACCGTTTTTATAATGGCAATTCGGATGGAAAAGTAAATGCCCCGAAGCGGAATAGCTTTATCTATGGAGATACACGTGATACGCCGCTGTATGTTCGTGGATCAAAAGGAGAGATTCTTCGCTGGGATTTTTATGGCGGGAATTTAGAAGGAATCCGACAGAAAATACCTTACCTTAAAGCATTAGGTATCAATGCCATTTATTTGAATCCGATTTTTCAAGCAGCAAGCAATCACCGTTACGATACAGCAGATTATATGAAAGTCGACCCGATGCTTGGCGATGAGACATTATTTCAGGAAATGATAGACAACCTGCATGCAGAAGGAATTCATGTTATGTTGGATGGCGTGTTCAGCCATGTAGGAAGGAATAGTATCTACTTTAATTATGATGGCACTTATGGCGAGGATAAAGGAGCATATCGAAATCAGGATAGTCCTTACTATCCTTGGTTTACGTTTAGCGAATATCCTGATAAATATGCATCGTGGTGGGGAATTGATGACCTGCCGGAAGTGGATAAGTCCAATCAGGAATTTCAGGATTATATCTATCGTAATGATGATAGTGTGGTGGATAAATGGAGTCAGTTGGGCGTAGACGGATGGCGCTTGGATGTTGCTGATGAACTTCCGGACGCATTTATAGCTGGCATCCGCCATAAGCTGAACCAATATCCAGAGAAAGTGCTCATTGGTGAGGTGTGGGAGGATGCTTCCAATAAAATTTCCTACGATGAACGCAGACAATATATTTTAGGAAACCATCTGCATGGTGTGATGAATTATCCCTTCCGAAACACCGTGTTAGATTTGCTGCAATTGGAAAAATCCCCAAAAGAGCTTGCGCAGAGATTGACACAGCTCCATGAAAATTATCCAGAAGATGTTTTCTTCAATAATTTGAATAATATTGGCACACATGATACAAAACGAATTTACACATTTCTGGGAGAAGATAGAGAAAGATTGAAGCTTGCCCTAAGCTTTTTATTAATTGCTCCGGGTATCCCTTGTCTTTATTATGGAGATGAAGCTGGCCTGACAGGGGAACAGGATCCGGATAACCGTAAATTCTTCCCTTGGGAAGATGTAGATCAAGATATCTTTAAGCATTGTCAAAAATGGATTGCGGAAAGAAAACAGAATAACACCTTACAGTATGGTGATTTTATTCTTTTCCATACGGATGATGTATTGGGGATGCTTCGTTTTACAGATGAAGCATATACCATCTATGTGATGAATCCACATGATGAAGAGAAGACTTGTCATTTTGATGATCTTCATTTTTTGCGGGAAGTGCCGTTAACGGATGAAGTGCTAAAGGATATTTTCAATGGTGTCACAGTGGATGGGAAAAGCGATTTTTTTGTTACGGGAAAGAGATAG
- a CDS encoding YeeE/YedE family protein — MSTLAQPVSEQSVTNETAPKLNPPQKKLVAGGLIVTFILTIYLAATQHIVQPLLLLIGLLLGYTLFHARFGFTSAFRRLASVGNGQSLRAHMFMLAIACTLFAPILALGYSFFGGSPAGNISPIGVSLIVGAFMFGVGMQLGGGCASGTLYAVGGGRTVMFITLLFFIIGSTIGAAHFTFWMDDLPAAEPFSLATSTGLGYGGAWAVSLLIFAIIAGITIFIEKKRKPPKMAALPSEKGWKRIFRGSWPLFAAAAALAVLNALTLLTRDSPWGVTAAFTLWGSKAAEALGFNVESWGYWAGNTEALHASIFADTTTVLNFGVILGAFIASAAGGLFKFTKITVGNTTASIIGGLLMGYGSRLAFGCNIGAYFSGIASFSAHGYIWGVMALAGTFLALFLRPLFGLSVPKTRDSFC, encoded by the coding sequence ATGTCTACATTGGCTCAACCCGTTTCTGAACAATCTGTAACAAACGAAACAGCACCTAAACTAAACCCGCCACAGAAAAAACTGGTTGCAGGCGGTCTTATTGTCACATTCATTCTGACAATTTATTTAGCCGCTACACAACATATTGTTCAGCCATTGTTATTATTGATTGGTCTACTCCTTGGATATACATTGTTTCATGCACGTTTTGGCTTTACTTCCGCTTTTCGGAGACTGGCTTCGGTAGGTAACGGGCAATCGCTTCGGGCGCATATGTTCATGCTGGCAATCGCATGTACCTTATTTGCACCTATTTTGGCATTAGGATATTCCTTTTTCGGAGGCTCACCTGCCGGAAATATCTCCCCAATCGGGGTTAGTCTGATTGTCGGGGCCTTTATGTTTGGCGTTGGCATGCAGTTGGGAGGCGGATGTGCCTCTGGTACGCTTTACGCAGTTGGCGGCGGCAGAACCGTTATGTTTATTACATTGTTATTTTTCATTATTGGTTCAACCATTGGCGCAGCACATTTCACATTCTGGATGGATGATTTACCGGCAGCAGAACCTTTCTCACTCGCAACTTCAACCGGACTTGGTTACGGAGGAGCATGGGCTGTTTCCCTGTTGATTTTTGCTATCATTGCCGGGATAACAATTTTCATTGAGAAAAAACGGAAACCTCCTAAAATGGCAGCACTTCCTTCTGAAAAAGGATGGAAACGAATTTTCCGGGGCTCTTGGCCACTGTTCGCAGCAGCTGCAGCACTGGCTGTTTTAAACGCACTCACTCTGCTTACCCGTGACAGCCCATGGGGCGTTACAGCGGCGTTTACACTGTGGGGATCAAAAGCAGCCGAAGCACTCGGCTTTAACGTAGAAAGCTGGGGTTATTGGGCTGGTAACACAGAAGCGCTCCATGCTTCTATTTTCGCTGATACGACAACGGTTCTTAACTTCGGTGTCATCTTAGGAGCTTTCATTGCCTCTGCAGCAGGCGGATTATTTAAATTTACGAAGATTACTGTAGGAAATACAACGGCTTCTATTATCGGCGGTCTTTTAATGGGTTACGGATCACGTCTCGCATTTGGCTGTAATATTGGCGCTTATTTCAGCGGTATTGCTTCCTTTAGTGCCCATGGTTATATTTGGGGCGTGATGGCTCTTGCAGGAACCTTCCTTGCTTTATTTTTACGTCCATTATTTGGACTTTCCGTACCAAAAACAAGGGATTCATTCTGCTGA
- a CDS encoding PTS sugar transporter subunit IIB, whose amino-acid sequence MKKVLVVCSGGLGTSLVLKLQVKQHFQEWELDDVIVEQSDVSAASFMKADLIIGAKQVVQHLQVKETEILGLSFIADRALVKESLESADTVKRWRERV is encoded by the coding sequence ATGAAAAAAGTGTTAGTTGTTTGTTCAGGCGGTTTAGGGACAAGCCTTGTTTTAAAACTTCAAGTAAAACAGCATTTTCAAGAATGGGAACTAGACGATGTCATTGTGGAACAATCGGATGTAAGTGCTGCTTCCTTCATGAAAGCAGATTTGATTATCGGGGCAAAGCAGGTGGTACAGCATTTGCAGGTAAAGGAAACGGAAATCCTTGGACTTTCCTTTATTGCAGATCGAGCTTTAGTAAAAGAAAGCTTGGAAAGTGCGGATACGGTGAAGCGGTGGCGTGAACGTGTATGA
- a CDS encoding DUF1307 domain-containing protein — MAQKNRLIVIGSILFLISFLTLTACGSDQETVTYKLEEDNNSMETTFVADDGEIIEQSSRSITSYDSIEGVESQEEAEALLVPSAEPLQGIEGLEYNLDFEEDHFTETITIDFAVADLSELPGLDEVVDNEDENLNLDDAVESLEEQGFEKVKE; from the coding sequence ATGGCACAGAAAAATAGATTAATAGTAATCGGTTCTATTCTCTTTCTGATTTCATTTCTTACTTTAACTGCATGTGGTTCAGACCAGGAAACCGTAACGTATAAATTAGAAGAAGACAATAATTCTATGGAAACAACTTTTGTGGCGGATGACGGAGAAATCATCGAACAGTCAAGCCGGAGCATCACTTCCTACGACAGTATCGAAGGCGTTGAATCCCAAGAAGAAGCAGAGGCTCTCCTTGTTCCTTCTGCCGAACCGTTACAAGGTATTGAAGGTCTGGAATACAACCTCGATTTTGAAGAGGATCATTTCACTGAAACCATTACAATCGATTTCGCAGTCGCTGACCTTTCTGAGTTACCAGGACTTGATGAAGTTGTTGACAATGAAGATGAAAATTTAAACCTGGATGATGCTGTAGAATCTTTGGAAGAACAGGGATTTGAAAAAGTAAAAGAGTAA
- a CDS encoding aminoglycoside adenylyltransferase domain-containing protein yields the protein MKKYLKFPKSIQAFLDNLLAEIKQITGSLFIGCYVHGSLAMGGFQPENSDIDLLVVLNKTLDEKQKQQLAALFLNKSNNPYPIEISFLLENRLKKWEHPFPYIFHFSEDWRKQIEKNKNQVIEKNEGKDADLAAHIAVLMNRGITLECPQASSIFPAVPRSDFIASIHSDYKECLVTYTDTPVYALLNMLRFYWYLKANCFLSKQEAGKRAYEAFPKSMHPTIKNLLHNYQAKEVDKRTIEKQELTALKEDIDKRITEMIRRYNLV from the coding sequence GTGAAGAAATACTTAAAATTTCCCAAGTCTATTCAAGCTTTTTTAGATAATCTACTGGCTGAGATAAAGCAAATTACAGGAAGTCTATTTATTGGCTGTTATGTGCATGGTTCTTTAGCTATGGGAGGTTTTCAACCTGAAAATAGTGATATTGATTTATTAGTGGTTTTAAATAAAACATTGGATGAAAAGCAAAAACAGCAGCTTGCTGCATTATTTCTAAATAAGTCCAATAATCCTTACCCGATTGAAATCAGTTTTTTATTAGAAAATAGGTTAAAAAAGTGGGAGCATCCCTTCCCGTATATTTTTCACTTTAGTGAAGATTGGAGAAAGCAGATAGAAAAAAATAAAAATCAAGTAATAGAGAAAAATGAAGGAAAAGATGCGGACTTAGCTGCACATATTGCTGTTCTTATGAATAGAGGAATTACTTTGGAATGTCCTCAAGCAAGTAGTATATTTCCTGCAGTTCCAAGAAGTGACTTTATCGCATCGATACACTCAGATTATAAAGAATGCTTGGTAACTTATACGGATACCCCTGTGTATGCATTATTGAATATGTTACGTTTCTACTGGTATTTAAAAGCAAACTGTTTTTTATCGAAACAGGAAGCTGGTAAAAGGGCATATGAAGCATTTCCTAAGAGCATGCATCCAACAATAAAAAACTTACTCCATAATTATCAGGCGAAGGAAGTGGATAAACGGACGATAGAAAAACAGGAATTAACAGCTTTAAAAGAGGATATAGACAAAAGGATCACAGAAATGATAAGAAGATACAATTTGGTATAA
- a CDS encoding alpha/beta hydrolase has protein sequence MNEQYPVIKGAEPFQFEGSREGVLMCHGFAGSPQSMFTIGEAFADAGYTVCAPRLKGHGTAPEDLEKCTYQDWIASIDEAYAWLEARCDKIVMIGLSMGGTLTLHTAEKYPLAGMITINAAVDVPAMYENQVKRFIDDDGPDIKREGVMEITYDKMPVKSVEELKKLVTETKEKLGEITCPAVIFVSKEDHVVSPENSKTILERIASEQKQMITMKESYHVATLDNDREMIIEKSLKALQAWV, from the coding sequence ATGAATGAGCAATATCCAGTAATAAAAGGAGCAGAGCCATTTCAGTTTGAAGGAAGCCGTGAAGGTGTACTCATGTGTCACGGATTTGCAGGGTCTCCGCAAAGCATGTTCACGATTGGAGAAGCATTCGCAGATGCGGGATATACGGTGTGTGCCCCGCGATTAAAAGGGCATGGAACAGCTCCGGAAGACTTGGAAAAGTGTACCTATCAGGATTGGATAGCTTCTATAGACGAAGCGTATGCCTGGCTGGAAGCAAGATGCGATAAGATTGTTATGATTGGATTATCCATGGGAGGCACGTTGACTCTTCATACAGCGGAGAAATATCCGCTTGCCGGAATGATTACTATTAATGCAGCTGTAGATGTACCAGCAATGTATGAAAATCAAGTGAAACGTTTTATCGATGATGATGGGCCGGATATTAAAAGAGAAGGTGTCATGGAGATTACGTATGACAAAATGCCGGTCAAATCTGTTGAAGAATTAAAGAAACTAGTGACGGAAACCAAAGAAAAGTTAGGGGAAATAACCTGCCCGGCAGTTATTTTTGTTTCAAAGGAAGATCATGTTGTTTCACCAGAAAATTCTAAGACAATCTTGGAAAGAATAGCTTCTGAGCAAAAACAAATGATCACGATGAAAGAGAGTTATCATGTAGCAACATTGGATAATGATCGGGAAATGATTATCGAAAAATCTCTCAAAGCTTTGCAAGCATGGGTATAA